GATCTTGGAGAGCATAGTATCAGCTGGCTGAGAGATGATGGCAGCAGCAAAACCAGCAATGAGACCAGATCCCAAGTTAACACCAGTCTGGGCGCTATTTGACAGCTTAGACTTGTCAAGACGAGCAAAAACAGCCTCAGCAACCTTTTCATAGACCACAAATTTAGTCACTGTGTAGGGCACCCTATATCAtgtcagtcagtcagtcagtctaTTGCGATATCTCTAAGTAGTTGAACCAACGTACTGCTTCAGTAGAATAGGACCAAAACCACGGTAGAAAGCACCAACGCCCTCgtgcttgaggatcttgccGAAACCGCTAAATAGGCCATTGGCAAAACCGGGCTCAGAGACAAGACGGATACGTGTAGCCTCCAGAGGGCAGAGAGCGATCGAGGCAAAGAACTCAGCACAAGCAGCCGAGACAGAATAAACAGCGGTACGGTTCTGACGGGCCGTTTCAAGCCCAAGGACGTTGATGGATTGCTGCTTGAAAAACTCATAACCACCAAATTTAAAGGCGCCCTGCATAAAGTAACCAGCAAACGTCGGGCCAATACCCGTCAAGAGAGCACCAGCGCCCTCATTTTGGATAACCTGACGGAAACCACCAATCATACCACGGTTGTAGGTCTTTGGGTCGAGTTGGATCCTGGTTTTGACACTGTAGGAGGGTTAGCAAGTCATGCACTTATTAAATTTTGGAGCTGAACCTAAATGGACAGCATACACGTCAACCGGAGTGAAGGCACCATGAGTAACAGAACAGCAGACGGCACCAGCAAAAGCGAACCGCGAGTAAAGGCCAAGGCCCTCGACCTTGCTCTCAGGGGCGGTCGGCGCTATAGCAGCAGGAGACGCAGCCATTGCGGTGTTGATATATGCACGCAACACGAAGGATTGGGGTTGGAAAAGGAACAGGTGTTACTGATCTGGAAATTGGGAAAAAGTTTGAGAGAAAGATGCATTCTGACAGACTAGCAGCCAGCCCCCACGTGTTTTGAGGTGACCAGCGTTTTCTTCGGTGTTTTTCTGCTTCCTTTCAGCGTTTTACGCTTGTATTTAAGACATTGGACGCGCTAGTGAGTATAGAGATCTTACAAGACGGGTGGAGGGGCCGCCGGATATGCGGTGCCTGCGAGGTCTCAAAAAGCTGCGCAAGGTCTTGAATGGAGATCACGAATTATCTAAAGACTCGATGAGCTCCTCAGGTACCACATAGTGTACCAACACCCATGCCTCCTAACCGCCCTATATGAGATACGTTATTTCTAACCCGGATCTATCCTACACCTTGACCACTTTGATGCCCATAATCCCCCTAGTGACCCCCTTGCCCTTGCGTACTGGATACGGCCGGAAGCTTCTCCCCCTTATCAGCGTGATATCTGTTATACCATAAGTCCGTAAGAGCCGGCACCGAAACTGGACAGAGCGAGAAGGGTAGAGTATCAAGTACTGTTATACCTCCGATCCTATAGTTAAATGTAGCTTTCAACTCAGTTCACACCCGCCCGATGGTCCTTGAAATCGTATCAACTGAAGAAATAAATACCCTGGACTGTAGGTACATCAAGCCCTCGATTTGGCCCCTGATCCAacatctcatcctccactCTTAGCACCGGGTTCCTTGAAAAGATGCTCACAATCAACAGGTGCGCGTCCGTGACCGCCTCGGCATCCTTTGGTCCATACCGCTCCTTCTGCAACTTGACCGTGATCAAAGGGTTCTTGTTAGGGTTATGGCTCATCTCCAAGGTGATATCATAAGGCGATCCTGCCCGCGGCGTGCACGGATCAATAATCTTCGCCTCACCACATGGCGTGCACCGCGCTCGACCATGAAGCGAGCAATAGAACGGCCCAGATCACCAGCAAGACCAATTATCAGGTACTTCTTGTTGTCGACGAATGTCTGATCTATCTCCATCGAACGAATACGGCTGGGGATGATCTGGCCTGACTTCCAGTCGACAACCGCATTGATCTTGGGACCTCGTTTCAAAGACACTATCTCATTACCCTTGAGTACAGACCCATTGTGATCGTTACTGACCTTGTTTGCTACCGTGACAGCGTCAACCAGACACTGAGTCGCGTTTCGAATGCTTTCTGCGGATGTCAGTGTAGCAACGTTCTGGAACAAATAGTCAAGTCGGCGAATAGAACAGCTACACGGAAGACATCTCTCTAGTCTTTGGTTCAGGCTTGCCGGACCCTTTCCGGGAGCCAAATCATAAGATACTGAAGCGTGTAGCACCAGCTTCTGGCAACGGTTGCGCTGCGTCTCTTTTTCGCGCAGTTGAATCTAGCGAATACCGCCTAATTTTGGAGCGGCCTTGGTGGATGTGAAGATGAGTGGGATACcagctgttgctgctcgaTGGCTTAGAGCCTTTGATATGGGGCATGGAAAGCTCAAAGATAAGTACGGATGAACCTGCGGTGAGGTCTGATAGCAGAGTCTGTGCGAGGAAGTCTCATGAGATGCCTGGAAGCACGGACTATTCAGATCCGCCTGGTTTGTGATGGTAACAAGCCGGTGGAAAGGGACTTGAACACAAGTCTCGGAGAGAGCGACCACCGTGCCGTCTATTCCAGCAACCCTGTCCTGAATTAGATAGAAGTAGCCCAGCTGGCCAATTCCGAGAGCTTTTGCAAGAGAGTACTCCGTCTCCGCCTGGACCGTCACAAAGGTCTCTTCAACAGCTAGGGGAACAAAGCGCTCCCCATGAAACCCGAAGAAAGACtcgttgttgctgttgtcgTCGTAGCCAAGGGCCCAAGCCTCCTCCGGATCCTGGTTAACTAGGATGGGATGGCGGCCAGAGTGCAGACGATTGTTTCTGCCGACATCTGGCTTGAGATGTGAGTGGCAGTGCACTTCCACTCTTAGCTAGAAACATCAATCATGTTGATTGAGGTAATACAATACGGTGTGCCCAAGGTGCGTGGACTGGATTTCCTTTGAATACACATATTCATCCCCTGATCTATACTATTCTATTCTATCTTGCCGCTGCTTAGCCGACCAGCCTATGGAGGAGCTCGACTCTTTATCTATATAAACTTCTTAATTTGGTGTGTTTATTGCTGAGATTTCCGACAGACTAAAACAGCCCTATCAGCGGACACATCGGGATTGTTCGCTCCATGGGGCAATAATATCATTAGTATACTCGCCTCCACAAGCATGTACTATGGGCCCAACAGACCGAAACGCCGAAGAACGCCGAACGGACTCGCAAAGTGTGCCTCGGGGGAGCACGCCGGCAGTTTCCCGCTTGCTACTGCGTCACCTGGGTCGTTCAGTCGGCGTGAGCATAACGTAATGAGGTAGCGGCCAATGGCGCTCATAGTAAGACACGGGCCTTCGATAAAGATTCTGGTGGACCTTCACCTACACTGAGTGCAGAGTCGCATTCCTTGGTACCTGTTCAGGTCATCAAGACCCGGAAGGACACCACTGAGAATGGAGTCGGTTGATACTGTGGCTCCTGTGCTTCCAACAACTCAGCGTACTGTGATCATAGAAGCTGGAGATCGGGTGCGCGTCCGAGACGATATGCCTTTGCCTACGCTTGAGAAACACCAGTTCTTGATCCGAACGGAGGCCGTGGTAATCAATCCTAGCGACACCAAAACGCGTGGCCCCTGCGTGACTCCTGGTGGTGCTAGGTCCTGATTATACCGCAACCGTCGTCGCTTGTAGGCCAGAGGTCACAGAGGTCAAGGTTGGTGACAGGGTGTGTGGAGCTCAGCATGCCATGAACGCCAACACACCTCATCGTGGATCATTCGGAGAACACGACATTTCTAGTATGATtatcaaggaagatgctGCTAGTTCAAGTCCGTGACTATGTCACTATGGAGTAAGGAAGGATATGTGGAGGGATATGTTGGCAGAGTGAGTTATACTACGGTGTTCATACATAGCTGTTGAGAGATATGTCCTTGGAAGTGGTTGTCGAGTATACTCTGCGGTTCTCTTTTTATTCACTCCTTTCCTCAGGATCTGAGGATCCTGATCCTTCTGACAGATACGCCAATAGCCGTGAACTGAGAGAAGTGTTTTTCTGTAATAATACTGCTAAACTGTTCAGTTCTAAATCAGACCCTTACCCTATACCAAATTTCTGGAATCCTGGTCTCAATAACTTCCCGAGTTTTCTCATTCAACCACAAAACTACTCATTCTGACACACGGAGTGGTTTCTTATGGTTGAGTGCTTGTTCTCAGTCACTAGATTAGCTGTAAATAAATAAAGAGGGTaatgaaaaaaaaatgtTTTGTAAATGTCCAATTGAAGTGTGCTGGAAATGAAAACCATGACTTCTAGACTTTCGACTGAACCTCTTAAAGCTTAGGCCTTATGGTATACCAGGGGACATGGGGAGGCTGAGGAGATAAAGCTTTGGCTAAGATCAGAATCCCATGTTCAAGGTTTGCCTGCCCTACGATGATCTCCTATTTCTGTTGATACTTATGTTGACTCCTAGGGGAAGAAGGACTACAATTAGGGCTGGAGTACATACTAAAGGATCTAGGCTAAAGGGTAACGGCGGAAGAGAGTGGCAAAGCCCTAGCGATCACAGAGCACTGAGATGATGGAAGGTGTCTGGCCCTGTGGAGCCTGGACTGTCTGTTGTATTCCTAATattataggtaaatagaaaaATTATAGATCCTTCTACCCTATTAGGCCAAAGTGAAATCTATCCTGCCACCCATGAGATTATGCCAGAAGTATGTTGATACGATAGGCCAAAATATGACCTATTACAATATACGGCTAATATCGATGCTAGTTTATATTATCCTAACGGATATATTCTGGTGTTTCTACTGTACGATTATTGAAGTCTTGAAGACTAGAAGATCAAGGCCGGAGTTGAAGTAACTATACGAGTACAACTAGTGAATACTACACACTCAATAGGAAAACTCGAGTCTATTTAGACAACATCTGGCAGGACTAAGTCAGGAATTACACCAATAAGAAGTCAATAGTCATTATTGCAACGCTGCACTTGATAAATGTCTCAGGTGGTAATAAAAGGCAGCAGACTTATTATGGGGTACCCCATTTAAATAGCTTCAGAGCACAACAATAACCATAACAAAGTCCATTTCAATCTGGCAGTAGAGTCTTGATAGAACCAAGGCGCCTATGATTCAAGATCCTAATTCTGTGTTTTGGAGCGAAGAATTGTTGGTCTCGGTCGGTTATACCCATGGCACAGGGGCTCGGGCGATGATTCAAAAAGAGTTATATATAGAGACAACTTCCCCACTTTCGGGTCTCGAGTCACGACGAACCAGACTACGAGACTGTCTATCCTTGGTAAGGCCAAGGCCTGAACATCGACCCTGTGGTATGATTTGCCGATGGGAAGTTTCAAGAGACATCAAAAGGGATGATCATCGTATGTTGGGAAGAATTCGACTGTTGTTCTGGAAGCTTGGTAGTCTAGATCACCATCTCAATTTAAAAAAAATAGTTGTTCGCGTACTGACTTCAGAGACATAGTCTCTCTTGGGATTCAACGAATGGATTGATGTAATCGTGATGGCCATATTAGATGCAAAGccatgtactccgtaatgcAGCCCCTGACTCTAGCAGTAAGAACATGACGGTTATTCCATGCTTGTCATGTAAATAATGTAAGTGTATGTGTTTTCTCTTCAGACATTTTCTGGCTTGGCAATCTGAATGGTACGCTCAGTGTGGGTATTGAGCCAAGACAATTTGAAATCTGATTACGTACAGAACAGCATACAGTCCGGAAACGCGTCGAATACAAGCATCGCTCCGCGTGGAGAATGCCCAGACTGACTGTCAGTTTTTCCCTTTTAAACCCACTCTGCTACCGCCCCTCGTTTCGTTTAGTGATCGTCAGGGCGTCGAGTTGAATGGTCGAAATATCCCATGGGTTGTGTTTGGGACCCATCGAGGTATCATCTAAGTACACAATAGTTAGCTTGTTAGGTTCCCTACGACTACTCTGTACCTAGGAAGCCTattccctctccctcctcgacGTCCGCCATCAATCATCTGGCTAGACATCCCAGTCGCTTTCTCGGAGTCGCGATGCTTGATCATCGCTGCTCTTCTTGATTTGTGGCACATTTCAACTCTTTGATCTCTTTCATTGTTTTTGTTTATTTTCTggacttcatcttcaatttTCCAACTACCCTGTCATTCATTGAACCTTCACAGGAATTAGTATCACCATCCAACTAAGCCTGGTCTGCTGCGCTCCTTTCACTGTACTCGTCATCCTCACAGGATCGCCCTTCCTTTTTATCTCCTGtaattcttcctcctctctcATTTTATTATATGCTCCcgcatctcttcctttcttcttggtcttAGGGCCCTTTTCACAGTTTTATGCGCGCCTCATCTAACCTTCGATTTCGACAGAGAACCCTCACCAATGCGAAAAGTTGCATTCACGAAGTATTACAGCGACTCCGGATAGATGAACTGAATGGAACATATTCCTCTATACAGAAGAATATCTCCTTATCTCGGATTCCAACGCCTTGAAGCCCTTGTCCTCAACCATGGCCTCCCGGCCGCAGTTTGGTGAAACCCGCTCCCAATCTTACGATGCCCTCCGGAGCCCCTCGCCGCGCATTGAACATTTTGACGGCGAAATTCCTCCTGCGCTCTCCCCTCTTGATGCATTCGCTGCTCAGGGTCGGCTTCTGGCCCGGCAATTAGAAGAGTCGAAACGGGGAGAAAGGCGCATGAGCAGATTGCCCCCTTCCAGCGTCGCACGATCTTTGTCACAAGGTCGACCAGGCTACTTTCGGGCCCCATCATCCGGCGATTCTCACAACTCTcaaggtggaagaggcgGGGAACTTGCAAGACGTCCTACTCAGAAGAACAATCCGGAGGTTGAGGAGCCGAAGTTTCGTCCACAGTCCGAGCACCCTCGCATTAGTGCTGTTTCGTTTCTTGCCAGCGAGGATGGCTTcgccgaggatgacgaagaggcCACGCCGACTGAAGGACCTCCGTCGCTTTCTACAGAACCAGATACTTTTGGAGTCCCGCGTGCTGAATCTCCTGACGAAGATATGTCTACGGGCAGTGCGCCGGAGGCGCCTCCACGGTTCTATGCTTCCGGTCCCTCCAGCCCTGTCTCCTCTGTTGGCCTTGCCATCGCTGCGCCATCTCGCAATTCATCGACTGATTCTGCTTCTCGACTCAATGTCCCACGCAGCCTGGCAccgcctccttctcctctgtcaCGGCCATCCACCAGCTCCAGAACCACGCAGCCGGAAAGTTCCGATGACGACTATAGCAGCTCGAACGCAGGGTCGACCTTTTCAAAACCGCGTAAGCTATCGTCCTGCAGCGCCATGTCGCTGCCGTACTCGCCAATGTCGGCCAATCCCCGCTCACACCCTCGGTCCCCATCCTTGAGTTCGGAGACGTCAAATACTACGGGCTATCTTCCCCGACCGTCGTTCAACTTCTCGCGTCCCTTGAGTAGGTCCAGCACATCCCTTTCTGCGCCAGTCAGCATTGGTGGTATGGACCAAACGAACCAACCGAGCACGATGCATCGCCAGCATAAGCCTAGTCCCATTATTGTGCCTACACAATCGGACCTAGCCAACCATGCGCATGAGGAGCCGTCGTCCGCAGTGTCTTCATATATCTACACCAAGTATTCACTTCCTCGGGGTCGCAAGGTCTCCAGAGACTCTGTTGTGTTCTCCGGTCTGCAGACTCCAAACTTTGAGTGGAAAGAGCCGCTATTCGAAAGCCCACCTCCTGCCAGTACGGAAGCGCATCTGAGGCCCTCTCGGACCCCATCTCCGCCGCCCTCAGGACATGAGTCAGTATACTCACAGTCCATGTATTCACAAAGGGCGCATTCAATGTGCGGTACTCCAACAACAACCGGACCGACGCCTTCGGCGAACGAACCCGGCCTGCGCTCTCAGGGGGCTGAGGCCACGCCTGAACCTGAAGTTGACCAGGTAGAGCCTCCATCTGttgagaaacagaaggcGGTGGCGCCTCCACCAGGATTGACAACTTCGAACAAAGAAGATAAGGAGGATACGACTTCTTCTGCGGACTCCGCCTCTACGATTCGACCGCAGACGGGCAGGgcagcctcatcatctggTATAATCACCGCAGAAGAACATGTGGCCAAGGGGATTGAATGCCACGAGAAAGGATCTCTAAAAGAATCTACTTATCATCTGCGGATTGCTGCCAAGCAAAATCACCCCACTGGGATGCTTCTCTATGCTCTGGCATGCCGCCATGGCTGGGGTATGCGACCAAACCAACGAGAAGGCGTGCAATGGCTCCGTAAAGCCGTCGATTGTGTGGGACTCGAGCTGATGGACGATTCGAATGGCACTATACCTCAGCGAGCAAAGGAGATGCAAAAGGCCTATCGTGCGCAGTTTGCCCTCAGTATCTACGAGCTTGGCGTGAGCCATCTGAACGGATGGGGTATCGAACAGGACAAATCTCTGGCTTTGCGCTGCTTCGAGATTGCAGGTCAGTGGGGTGATGCGGACGCTCTAGCAGAGGCTGGATTTTGCTACGCTGAAGGTATCGGCTGCAAGAAGGACATGAAGAAAGCGGCCAAGTTCTATCGCCAGGCGGAAGCGAAGGGGATCAGCATGGTTGGGAACAGCTGGTAAGCCGGGATCGGACACTAGATAGATCGATCGATGATACTAATGCGCACTCATAGGATTTACAAGGACAAGTACAAGTCGGATGACGAATCCGCCCCTCGTTCGCGTGGCCGAGGTCGACAGGGTGGAACGCCTGAGAAGAACGCCCGCAGCAAGTCCCGAACTCGCAGTCTTTTCCATCGCAAAAAGTCTCTAGCAGCTGAAGCTTGAACATTGTGCACTTGTCGTTGCCCACCATTTGTCAGGAATCAGAAAAGCCTTTGCTATCACTCCTTGTGCATTTtctctctatcttcttcacACCCCTCGTTCTTCTGTTTATTTTCGCGCTTTGCCCTATTCGACTATTGCAGCTCAGCAACAAGATACACTACCACCACTCTGAGTTGAAGCCTATTCTTGAATTCGTGCGAATGTACATCTAGAGCTAATGCTCGTGATGCTTATCACTTTGTTCACTTTTATCTTTCtgcctttcccttctttttcttgttccttttctttctttcttttttccccccACTTCATCAaccatctcttccattctCCTGTTCATTATTGAGGTTCGAGCAGTATTTTTGTCCGCTGCCTCAGTCGACTCTGGCGCGGGTGCTGCGAGATCTGCCAATGACCATTTGGCTGCTTTGTGAGCTTTGCCTCTGGCTTTCTTGGATACCCATAATTTCTAATCACTGTGTGATGCTGTTCCCTTCCatcacctttttttttctccatctATTTCTATCTTTCTTCCAACAATTCGtgcctttctctttctttattctttattcttccttcttctctcagCTGGCGATGTATATTCTGGCACAGTTTATACCTGATGATCCTCATGATACTCAATTGAAATGTTTCGCAGTACAGGTGCCTTGGCCGCCCAGTTCTGGAACGTCTTGCGACATTTTGAACAGTGTAGCGACTTGATTTATATCTTTCAACAGTTATCAACTAAGCTATATAAGCGCAGGATAGGCTGGAATCGCGGAAGGCGATGT
The DNA window shown above is from Aspergillus fumigatus Af293 chromosome 1, whole genome shotgun sequence and carries:
- a CDS encoding putative polyketide synthase yields the protein MCIQRKSSPRTLGTPYYVGRNNRLHSGRHPILVNQDPEEAWALGYDDNSNNESFFGFHGERFVPLAVEETFVTVQAETEYSLAKALGIGQLGYFYLIQDRVAGIDGTVVALSETCVQVPFHRLVTITNQADLNSPCFQASHETSSHRLCYQTSPQIQLREKETQRNRCQKLVLHASVSYDLAPGKGPASLNQRLERCLPCSCSIRRLDYLFQNVATLTSAESIRNATQCLVDAVTVANKVSNDHNGSVLKGNEIVSLKRGPKINAVVDWKSGQIIPSRIRSMEIDQTFVDNKKYLIIGLAGDLGRSIARFMVERGSPYDITLEMSHNPNKNPLITVKLQKERYGPKDAEAVTDAHLLIVSIFSRNPVLRVEDEMLDQGPNRGLDVPTVQGIYFFS
- a CDS encoding tetratricopeptide repeat protein, encoding MASRPQFGETRSQSYDALRSPSPRIEHFDGEIPPALSPLDAFAAQGRLLARQLEESKRGERRMSRLPPSSVARSLSQGRPGYFRAPSSGDSHNSQGGRGGELARRPTQKNNPEVEEPKFRPQSEHPRISAVSFLASEDGFAEDDEEATPTEGPPSLSTEPDTFGVPRAESPDEDMSTGSAPEAPPRFYASGPSSPVSSVGLAIAAPSRNSSTDSASRLNVPRSLAPPPSPLSRPSTSSRTTQPESSDDDYSSSNAGSTFSKPRKLSSCSAMSLPYSPMSANPRSHPRSPSLSSETSNTTGYLPRPSFNFSRPLSRSSTSLSAPVSIGGMDQTNQPSTMHRQHKPSPIIVPTQSDLANHAHEEPSSAVSSYIYTKYSLPRGRKVSRDSVVFSGLQTPNFEWKEPLFESPPPASTEAHLRPSRTPSPPPSGHESVYSQSMYSQRAHSMCGTPTTTGPTPSANEPGLRSQGAEATPEPEVDQVEPPSVEKQKAVAPPPGLTTSNKEDKEDTTSSADSASTIRPQTGRAASSSGIITAEEHVAKGIECHEKGSLKESTYHLRIAAKQNHPTGMLLYALACRHGWGMRPNQREGVQWLRKAVDCVGLELMDDSNGTIPQRAKEMQKAYRAQFALSIYELGVSHLNGWGIEQDKSLALRCFEIAGQWGDADALAEAGFCYAEGIGCKKDMKKAAKFYRQAEAKGISMVGNSWIYKDKYKSDDESAPRSRGRGRQGGTPEKNARSKSRTRSLFHRKKSLAAEA